The Halogranum gelatinilyticum genome contains a region encoding:
- a CDS encoding 2-oxo acid dehydrogenase subunit E2 yields the protein MGTKDFKLPDVGEGVAEGELVSWLVGPGDTVEEDQPVAEVETDKALVEVPSPYNGTVKELHVEEGTMVPVGDVIITYEVAGEGDEPADPAAETEPEETSEAEPAESETEPAEAATEDAEPAESSAKGGRVFAAPSARRLARELGVDIATVEGSGPSGRVTDADVRQAAEAGEAGGETAEADEDDGPRDVDIDDGESSVTKREEAANGETPSDAPDAAGRNRTLAAPATRRLANEQGVDLNDVPATEQRDGEAFVSAAAVTEYAEAQRAAQEADAQAVSEAGASETETDAEPSAAAPAGGEGGLSGERIPYRGVRRTIGEAMQNSKFTAPHVTHHDSTDVSALVELRAELKEVAAERDVKLSYMPFVMKAIAAALKQYPYMNATLDEENEEIVLRDEYHIGVAVATDAGLMVPVVEDVDKKGLLEIAEDMNDKIERARDRSISRDELRGSTFTITNFGVVGGEYATPIINYPEVGIMGLGELTERPVVEDGEVVARHTLPLSLSIDHRILDGAVAAQFANKVMEYLQHPKLLLLE from the coding sequence GAACGAAGGACTTCAAACTCCCCGACGTCGGCGAAGGTGTCGCGGAAGGCGAACTCGTCTCGTGGCTCGTCGGTCCCGGCGACACAGTCGAAGAGGACCAGCCCGTCGCCGAGGTCGAGACCGACAAGGCACTCGTCGAGGTGCCGTCGCCGTACAATGGAACGGTCAAAGAGCTGCACGTCGAGGAAGGGACGATGGTCCCCGTCGGCGACGTCATCATCACCTACGAGGTCGCAGGCGAGGGCGACGAGCCTGCCGATCCAGCGGCCGAAACCGAACCCGAGGAGACTTCGGAAGCGGAACCCGCGGAATCAGAGACCGAACCGGCCGAAGCAGCGACCGAGGACGCCGAACCGGCCGAGTCGTCGGCGAAGGGCGGCCGCGTCTTCGCGGCACCCAGCGCGCGACGGCTGGCCCGTGAACTCGGCGTCGACATCGCGACGGTCGAGGGAAGCGGCCCGAGCGGCCGCGTGACCGACGCCGACGTCCGGCAGGCCGCCGAGGCTGGCGAGGCTGGCGGAGAGACGGCAGAAGCGGACGAGGACGACGGTCCCCGCGACGTCGACATCGACGACGGGGAATCCTCGGTGACGAAGCGCGAGGAGGCCGCCAACGGCGAGACGCCGTCGGATGCCCCCGACGCAGCGGGTCGCAACCGGACGCTGGCCGCACCGGCGACGCGCCGGCTGGCGAACGAGCAGGGCGTCGACCTGAACGACGTGCCCGCGACCGAACAGCGCGACGGCGAGGCGTTCGTCTCCGCCGCCGCGGTGACGGAGTACGCCGAGGCCCAGCGAGCGGCGCAAGAGGCCGACGCACAGGCCGTCTCGGAAGCGGGAGCGTCCGAGACCGAAACGGACGCCGAGCCGTCGGCAGCCGCGCCCGCTGGTGGCGAGGGTGGCCTGTCGGGTGAGCGCATCCCCTACAGAGGAGTCCGCCGCACCATCGGCGAGGCGATGCAGAACTCGAAGTTCACCGCGCCGCACGTCACCCACCACGACAGCACCGACGTGAGCGCGCTGGTCGAACTCCGTGCGGAGCTGAAGGAAGTGGCCGCAGAGCGCGACGTGAAGCTCAGCTACATGCCGTTCGTGATGAAGGCCATCGCGGCGGCGTTGAAGCAGTATCCCTACATGAACGCGACGCTCGACGAGGAGAACGAGGAGATCGTCCTCCGCGACGAGTACCACATCGGCGTCGCCGTCGCGACGGACGCGGGGCTCATGGTTCCGGTCGTCGAGGACGTCGACAAGAAGGGACTGCTCGAAATCGCCGAAGACATGAACGACAAGATCGAGCGGGCTCGGGACCGCTCCATCTCGCGGGACGAACTCCGCGGCAGTACGTTCACCATCACCAACTTCGGCGTCGTCGGCGGCGAGTACGCCACGCCCATCATCAACTATCCCGAGGTCGGTATCATGGGTCTCGGCGAGCTGACGGAGCGGCCGGTCGTGGAGGACGGCGAGGTCGTCGCCCGCCACACGCTGCCGCTGTCGCTGTCTATCGACCACCGCATCCTCGATGGTGCGGTGGCCGCGCAGTTCGCGAACAAGGTCATGGAGTACCTGCAACACCCCAAACTGCTGCTACTCGAATAA
- the lpdA gene encoding dihydrolipoyl dehydrogenase, whose protein sequence is MVVGDISTGTEVLVIGAGPGGYVAAIRAAQKGLDTTLVEKDAYGGTCLNHGCIPSKAYITGANLAYDAGNAEEMGIHADPAVDMAAMREWKDGVVDQLTGGVEKLCKANGVNLVKGTASFKDESSVRVAHGGEGQGSETIEFEHCIIATGSRPMQIPGFEFADDEVLSSRDALGLEYVPNRLVVVGAGYIGMELSTVFAKLGADVTVVEMLDDVLPGYEDDVARVVKKRAESLGIDFHFGEGASGWEDNGDAITVTTETEDGEESSYVADDVLVAVGRSPVTDTLGLENAGLETDERGFIETDEQARTAVEGIFAVGDVAGEPMLAHKGSTEGIVAAEVIAGEPAALDYQAIPAAVFTDPEIGTVGMTEAEAEEMGFTPVVGQFPFNASGRAMTTGHTDGFVRIVADEESGFVLGGQIVGPEASELVAEVALAIEMGATLEDLAATVHTHPTLAESVMEAAENAMGQAIHTLNR, encoded by the coding sequence ATGGTCGTCGGAGACATCTCAACCGGAACCGAAGTACTGGTCATCGGCGCGGGACCGGGCGGCTACGTGGCCGCCATCCGCGCCGCACAGAAGGGTCTCGACACGACGCTCGTCGAGAAAGACGCCTACGGAGGCACCTGCCTGAACCACGGCTGTATCCCCTCGAAAGCCTACATCACGGGCGCGAACCTCGCCTACGACGCGGGCAACGCCGAGGAGATGGGCATCCACGCCGACCCCGCCGTCGACATGGCGGCCATGCGCGAGTGGAAGGACGGCGTCGTCGACCAGCTGACCGGCGGCGTCGAGAAGCTCTGTAAGGCCAACGGCGTCAACCTCGTCAAGGGGACGGCGTCGTTCAAGGACGAGTCGAGTGTCCGCGTCGCCCACGGCGGCGAGGGCCAAGGAAGCGAGACCATCGAGTTCGAGCACTGTATCATCGCGACCGGGAGCCGTCCGATGCAGATTCCCGGCTTCGAGTTCGCCGACGACGAGGTGCTGTCGTCGCGCGACGCGCTCGGACTGGAGTACGTCCCGAACCGCCTCGTCGTCGTCGGCGCGGGCTACATCGGGATGGAGCTGTCGACCGTCTTCGCCAAGCTCGGCGCGGACGTCACCGTCGTCGAGATGCTGGACGACGTCCTGCCCGGCTACGAGGACGACGTCGCTCGCGTCGTCAAGAAACGCGCGGAGTCGCTCGGTATCGACTTCCACTTCGGCGAGGGCGCGTCGGGCTGGGAGGACAACGGCGACGCTATCACCGTCACCACCGAGACCGAAGACGGCGAGGAGTCGAGCTACGTCGCCGACGACGTCTTGGTTGCTGTCGGCCGCAGTCCCGTCACGGACACGCTCGGTCTCGAAAACGCCGGTCTCGAAACGGACGAGCGGGGCTTCATCGAGACGGACGAGCAGGCACGCACCGCCGTCGAGGGCATCTTCGCCGTCGGCGACGTCGCGGGCGAGCCGATGCTCGCGCACAAGGGAAGTACCGAGGGCATCGTCGCCGCGGAGGTCATCGCCGGCGAACCCGCCGCGCTCGATTATCAAGCGATTCCCGCCGCGGTCTTCACCGACCCCGAAATCGGGACGGTCGGCATGACCGAAGCCGAGGCCGAGGAGATGGGCTTTACGCCCGTCGTCGGCCAGTTCCCGTTCAACGCAAGCGGGCGGGCGATGACGACGGGCCACACCGACGGCTTCGTCCGCATCGTCGCCGACGAGGAGAGCGGCTTCGTCCTCGGCGGCCAGATCGTCGGTCCCGAGGCCTCGGAACTCGTCGCCGAGGTCGCGCTCGCCATCGAGATGGGCGCGACGCTCGAAGACCTCGCCGCGACGGTCCACACCCACCCCACGCTCGCCGAGTCGGTCATGGAGGCCGCCGAGAACGCGATGGGCCAGGCCATCCACACGCTGAACCGGTAG
- a CDS encoding inorganic phosphate transporter, producing the protein MLSPLLAVGLLVAVFVGFNIGGSSTGVAFGPAVGSNVVGKLTAAALMTVFALLGGWTVGREVIETMGGQIVPQSEFTLVASVAVLFFVGLALLVSNTFGVPASTSMTAVGAIAGLGVATGTLDEGVMLEIISWWIVAPILAFWVCAVIGRYVYPYLDARFAIDRSDGPVWEIRTDGGLPRPRLSDSTTTREVVGMVLVVVIACYMAFSAGASNAANAVAPLVGNGAIDIEVGILLAAGAIGLGAFTIARRTLDTVGNDLTDLPILAALIVEVVSASIITFLSYLGIPASLAVSATMCIVGLGWGRATRTVKLGDAVRGNGPEVSVNALAAETDEVRPMGEREDDLLAEDLFNPGTTGRVIFFWILTPSLSALASYLLFAFVPL; encoded by the coding sequence GTGCTCTCACCTCTCTTGGCAGTCGGTCTTCTCGTTGCGGTGTTCGTCGGCTTCAACATCGGCGGCTCGTCGACCGGCGTGGCGTTCGGTCCCGCAGTCGGTAGCAACGTGGTGGGCAAGCTGACCGCGGCCGCGTTGATGACGGTCTTCGCGCTCCTCGGCGGCTGGACGGTCGGCCGAGAGGTCATCGAGACGATGGGTGGACAGATCGTCCCCCAAAGCGAGTTCACGCTGGTCGCAAGCGTCGCCGTTCTCTTCTTCGTCGGCCTCGCGCTCCTCGTCTCGAACACCTTCGGCGTCCCCGCCTCCACGTCGATGACGGCCGTCGGTGCCATCGCCGGACTCGGCGTCGCGACGGGCACGCTCGACGAGGGCGTGATGCTCGAAATCATCTCGTGGTGGATCGTCGCACCCATCCTCGCCTTCTGGGTCTGTGCGGTCATCGGCCGGTACGTCTACCCCTATCTCGACGCCCGCTTCGCCATCGACCGCTCGGACGGCCCGGTGTGGGAGATCCGGACCGACGGCGGACTGCCGCGGCCGCGACTGTCCGACTCGACGACGACTCGCGAGGTCGTCGGGATGGTGCTCGTCGTCGTCATCGCGTGTTACATGGCGTTCTCCGCGGGCGCGTCGAACGCCGCCAACGCCGTCGCCCCGCTCGTCGGCAACGGTGCCATCGACATCGAAGTCGGCATCCTGCTCGCCGCCGGTGCCATCGGGCTGGGCGCGTTCACCATCGCCCGCCGGACGCTCGACACCGTCGGCAACGACCTGACCGACCTGCCGATTCTCGCGGCACTCATCGTCGAGGTCGTCAGCGCGAGCATCATCACATTCCTCTCGTATCTCGGCATCCCCGCGAGCCTCGCCGTGAGCGCGACGATGTGCATCGTCGGTCTCGGCTGGGGGCGAGCCACCCGGACGGTCAAACTCGGCGACGCCGTCCGCGGCAACGGGCCGGAGGTCTCGGTCAACGCGCTGGCGGCCGAGACCGACGAGGTCCGCCCGATGGGCGAACGCGAGGACGACCTGCTCGCAGAGGACCTGTTCAACCCCGGCACGACCGGCCGCGTCATCTTCTTTTGGATTCTGACGCCGTCGCTGTCGGCGTTGGCGTCGTATCTGCTGTTCGCGTTCGTACCGCTGTAG
- the fer gene encoding ferredoxin Fer: MPTVEYLNYEVLDDQGWDMDDDDLFDKAADAGLDAEDFGSLEVNEGEYILEAAEAQGYDWPFSCRAGACANCASIIKEGEIEMDMQQILSDEEVDEKGVRLTCIGSPAAENVRIVYNAKHLDYLQNRVI, encoded by the coding sequence ATGCCCACGGTAGAATACCTCAACTACGAAGTGCTCGACGATCAGGGATGGGACATGGACGATGACGACCTCTTCGACAAGGCCGCAGACGCTGGCCTTGACGCAGAGGACTTCGGTTCCCTCGAGGTAAACGAGGGCGAGTACATCCTCGAAGCCGCAGAGGCCCAGGGCTACGACTGGCCCTTCTCGTGCCGCGCCGGTGCGTGTGCGAACTGCGCGTCCATCATCAAAGAAGGCGAAATCGAGATGGACATGCAGCAGATCCTCTCGGACGAGGAAGTCGACGAGAAAGGCGTCCGCCTGACCTGCATCGGTTCGCCGGCAGCGGAGAACGTCCGCATCGTCTACAACGCGAAGCATCTCGACTACCTCCAGAACCGCGTCATCTAA
- a CDS encoding A24 family peptidase, producing MLGTTPDLLRLLVVPVFAWAAYRDIETRRLPNRLWYPLVALGVCLLLWDLAGRWPLAGFEDRLFLIRVGFSLFFVVPLSYGFWWIGGFGGADAKALMTLAVVFPTFPTYTVGSLDLPMVEPLLGVFSMTILTNTVVVALVYPLLLLVRNLAVGDVAPVMFLGRRTAVDDLRTEHGRLFETREGFTRSGLDLDALRMYLRWRGSTLADVRTNPDEHRDPASVGQTFEPTDGAVGDDPVADGGSVSDNDVVEPADVAGDDAWAAERFLDEIEGTAYGTSAESLREGLELVAARDTVWISPGLPFVVPMFGGLLVALTYGDLLFGVLGLVGVAELVTLLGV from the coding sequence ATGCTCGGTACGACGCCCGATCTCCTCCGGCTCCTCGTCGTCCCCGTCTTCGCGTGGGCCGCCTACCGCGACATCGAGACCAGACGGCTCCCCAACCGCCTGTGGTATCCGCTCGTCGCGCTCGGCGTCTGTCTCCTCCTGTGGGACCTCGCGGGCCGGTGGCCGCTCGCCGGCTTCGAGGACCGGCTGTTTCTCATCCGCGTCGGCTTCAGCCTCTTCTTCGTCGTCCCGCTGAGCTACGGCTTCTGGTGGATCGGCGGCTTCGGCGGCGCGGACGCGAAGGCACTGATGACGCTCGCCGTCGTCTTTCCGACCTTCCCGACCTACACCGTCGGCAGTCTCGACCTCCCGATGGTCGAACCGCTGCTCGGCGTCTTCTCGATGACCATCCTGACCAACACGGTCGTCGTCGCGCTCGTCTATCCCCTCCTCCTTCTCGTCCGGAACCTCGCCGTCGGCGACGTCGCGCCCGTGATGTTTCTCGGGCGGCGGACGGCCGTCGACGACCTCCGGACCGAACACGGCCGGCTGTTCGAGACGCGCGAGGGGTTCACCCGCAGCGGGCTGGACCTCGACGCCCTCCGGATGTATCTCCGCTGGCGCGGGAGCACGCTCGCCGACGTCCGAACGAACCCCGACGAGCACCGCGACCCCGCGAGCGTCGGCCAGACGTTCGAGCCGACGGACGGCGCGGTCGGCGACGACCCCGTCGCGGACGGGGGTTCGGTGAGCGACAACGACGTCGTCGAACCCGCAGACGTCGCAGGCGACGACGCGTGGGCCGCCGAGCGGTTCCTCGACGAGATCGAGGGGACGGCGTACGGCACCTCCGCCGAGTCGCTCCGCGAGGGGCTGGAACTCGTCGCCGCCCGCGACACGGTCTGGATCTCGCCCGGCCTCCCGTTCGTCGTCCCGATGTTCGGTGGTCTCCTCGTCGCACTCACCTACGGCGACCTCCTCTTCGGCGTGCTCGGTCTCGTCGGCGTCGCCGAGCTGGTGACGCTGCTCGGAGTCTAG
- a CDS encoding DUF7118 family protein, with protein sequence MSDSAPADADADVPASVAELRAAHDRLETVEREVDDLGESTVERVADAHRQATKLLDNYADSATGSGDFKAYLQFQNEFIGLVDELPEDIPHYDAFETASDRMDKRRLSEGDFAFARETLEPAAETAELLADREDARDGYSRARRDVEKRLDDVETRLDDLERLQRLGDADLDAPVDDLREPIVAYNDAVRSDFQTFRREASARDFFDFLDATTAYPLVDFETPPDDLRGYVDDNPAGEESVAQLLDYADYSASKLSHYVEDASALKTNVAVHRTYLERLDATPLTVEWPPAPAEELRYRVDELVAVVGRFASEETVAQTRELRDLTTREDYERLRTSAEAREQLTDEEREQLASGAVEEELSTLRTEREQLQEALETYPRR encoded by the coding sequence ATGAGCGATTCCGCCCCCGCCGACGCCGACGCTGACGTTCCCGCCTCAGTCGCCGAGCTTCGGGCCGCCCACGACCGACTCGAAACCGTCGAGCGCGAGGTCGACGACCTCGGCGAGTCGACCGTCGAACGCGTCGCCGATGCCCACCGACAGGCGACGAAACTGCTGGATAACTACGCCGACTCCGCGACCGGCAGCGGCGACTTCAAGGCCTACCTCCAGTTCCAAAACGAGTTCATCGGGCTCGTCGACGAGTTACCCGAAGACATCCCCCACTACGACGCCTTCGAGACCGCCAGCGACCGGATGGACAAACGCCGGCTGAGCGAGGGTGACTTCGCCTTCGCCCGCGAGACGCTGGAACCCGCCGCCGAGACCGCCGAGTTGCTCGCCGACCGCGAGGACGCCCGCGACGGCTACAGCCGCGCGCGCCGCGACGTCGAGAAGCGACTGGACGACGTCGAGACGCGCCTCGACGACCTCGAACGGCTCCAGCGGCTCGGTGACGCCGACCTCGACGCGCCCGTCGACGACCTCCGCGAGCCCATTGTGGCCTACAACGACGCGGTCCGGAGCGACTTTCAGACCTTCCGCCGCGAGGCCAGCGCGCGCGACTTCTTCGACTTCCTCGACGCGACGACCGCGTACCCCCTCGTCGACTTCGAGACGCCGCCGGACGACCTCCGGGGCTACGTCGACGACAACCCTGCAGGCGAGGAGTCCGTGGCACAGTTGCTCGACTACGCCGACTACTCGGCCTCGAAGCTCTCACATTACGTCGAGGACGCCAGCGCGCTCAAGACGAACGTCGCGGTCCACCGCACCTACCTCGAACGGCTGGACGCGACGCCGCTCACCGTCGAGTGGCCGCCCGCGCCCGCCGAGGAACTGCGCTACCGGGTGGACGAACTCGTCGCCGTCGTCGGCCGGTTCGCCTCCGAGGAGACGGTCGCACAGACCCGCGAGCTCCGCGACCTCACCACCCGTGAGGACTACGAGCGGCTGCGGACGTCGGCCGAGGCTCGCGAGCAACTGACCGACGAGGAGCGCGAGCAGTTGGCCAGCGGCGCGGTAGAGGAGGAGCTGTCGACGTTGCGGACGGAACGCGAGCAGTTGCAGGAGGCACTGGAGACGTATCCGCGGCGGTAG
- the glmM gene encoding phosphoglucosamine mutase: MKLFGSSGTRGVAGEQLTPEFVLRVAKAAGTVWDEDRVVVARDTRTTGEMFTNAAASGLASVGVDVDRLGVSPTPAVVRYCDVENVPAVLITASHNPPEYNGVKLVGADGVELPVPRLERVEEHILAETFDVAEWDEVGETRRVESANRDYVDEMLATVDREKIADANLTVALDPGHGAGALTSPDFYRELGCDVVTLNAQPDGHFPGREPEPVRKNLGDLGRLVRATDADVGIAHDGDADRAIFFDEHGEYIQGDTSLAALAAAHLDEGDTTVAAVNVSQRLVDVCDDVGATLELTPIGSTNIITRIRELWAEGATVPVAGEGNGGIFFPDYRLVRDGAFIGAKFLELLADRPASEVAAPYTDYHNVRVNLTYETEAELDAMLGAAEEYARSADAEPNTKDGYRLDYGDAWVLVRPSGTEPKVRIYAEARDESRAQDLADGVREALEAAR, encoded by the coding sequence ATGAAGCTATTCGGGTCGAGCGGGACACGCGGGGTAGCGGGTGAACAGCTCACCCCGGAGTTCGTTCTCCGCGTCGCGAAGGCCGCCGGGACCGTCTGGGACGAAGACCGCGTCGTCGTCGCCCGCGACACGCGGACCACCGGCGAGATGTTTACGAACGCCGCCGCCAGCGGTCTCGCTAGCGTCGGCGTCGACGTCGACCGCCTCGGCGTCTCGCCGACGCCCGCGGTCGTCCGCTACTGCGACGTCGAGAACGTCCCCGCCGTCCTCATCACGGCCTCGCACAACCCGCCGGAGTACAACGGCGTCAAACTCGTCGGTGCCGACGGGGTCGAACTCCCCGTCCCCCGTCTGGAGCGCGTCGAAGAACACATCCTCGCCGAGACGTTCGACGTGGCCGAGTGGGACGAAGTGGGAGAAACCCGCCGCGTCGAGTCGGCCAACCGCGACTACGTCGACGAGATGCTCGCCACCGTCGACCGCGAGAAGATCGCCGACGCGAACCTCACCGTCGCACTCGACCCCGGCCACGGCGCGGGCGCGCTGACCAGCCCCGACTTCTACCGCGAACTCGGCTGTGACGTCGTCACCCTCAACGCCCAGCCCGACGGCCACTTCCCGGGCCGCGAACCCGAACCCGTGCGAAAGAATCTCGGCGACCTCGGCCGACTCGTCCGCGCGACCGACGCCGACGTCGGCATCGCCCACGACGGCGACGCCGACCGCGCCATCTTCTTCGACGAACACGGCGAATACATCCAGGGCGACACCTCGCTGGCCGCACTCGCCGCGGCACATCTCGACGAGGGCGACACGACGGTCGCCGCCGTCAACGTCTCCCAACGGCTCGTCGACGTCTGCGACGACGTCGGCGCGACCCTGGAACTGACGCCCATCGGCTCGACGAACATCATCACCCGCATCCGCGAGCTGTGGGCCGAGGGTGCGACCGTCCCCGTCGCCGGCGAGGGCAACGGCGGCATCTTCTTCCCCGACTACCGGCTCGTCCGCGACGGCGCGTTCATCGGCGCGAAGTTCCTCGAACTGCTCGCCGACCGCCCCGCGAGCGAGGTCGCCGCCCCCTACACCGACTACCACAACGTCCGGGTCAACCTGACCTACGAGACCGAAGCCGAACTCGACGCGATGCTCGGGGCGGCCGAGGAGTACGCGCGCTCGGCCGACGCCGAACCGAACACGAAGGACGGCTACCGCCTCGATTACGGTGACGCCTGGGTGCTCGTCCGACCGAGCGGCACCGAGCCGAAAGTCCGCATCTACGCCGAGGCTCGTGACGAGTCGCGCGCGCAGGACCTCGCCGACGGCGTTCGTGAGGCACTCGAAGCCGCACGGTAG
- the serB gene encoding phosphoserine phosphatase SerB — protein MKLIAFDFDGTLSDSEMTVLLGERMDVADEMADITERAMNDEISYADSLRKRASLLEGLEEEVAEEAYGEVELRPGAADVIERLNDYGHHTAILTGGFDRGVERALEAEGVDVDHIVSNRLPVKGGRLTGGVEGPLIEGTKDRELEALADELDVEMAHTVAIGDGANDLPMLEVAGLSVGFSPKPAVEPACDTVVHSMHALADLFEERNILRADDE, from the coding sequence GTGAAACTCATCGCCTTCGACTTCGACGGGACGCTCTCGGACTCGGAGATGACCGTGCTGCTCGGCGAACGCATGGACGTCGCCGACGAGATGGCCGACATCACCGAGCGCGCCATGAACGACGAGATCAGCTACGCCGACAGCCTCCGCAAGCGCGCCTCGCTCCTGGAAGGACTCGAAGAAGAGGTGGCCGAAGAGGCGTACGGAGAAGTCGAACTTCGCCCCGGCGCGGCCGACGTCATCGAACGGCTCAACGACTACGGCCACCACACCGCTATCCTCACCGGCGGCTTCGACCGCGGCGTCGAGCGCGCACTCGAAGCCGAGGGGGTCGACGTCGACCACATCGTCTCGAACCGCCTGCCCGTGAAGGGCGGTCGACTCACCGGCGGCGTCGAGGGGCCGCTCATCGAGGGGACGAAAGACCGTGAACTCGAAGCCCTCGCCGACGAACTCGACGTCGAGATGGCGCACACGGTCGCCATCGGCGACGGCGCGAACGACCTGCCGATGCTGGAGGTCGCCGGACTCTCGGTCGGCTTCAGCCCGAAGCCCGCCGTCGAACCCGCCTGCGACACGGTCGTCCACTCGATGCACGCGCTGGCCGATCTCTTCGAAGAACGGAACATCCTCCGCGCGGACGACGAGTAG